One window from the genome of Breoghania sp. L-A4 encodes:
- the nusG gene encoding transcription termination/antitermination protein NusG: protein MTKRWYIVHAYSNFEKKVADSIREKAAQTGLEDLFEEILVPTEKVVEVRRGRKVDAERKFFPGYVLVKMQMTDEAYHLIKNTPKVTGFLGSDNKPIPISEAEALRILHQVQEGVERPKPSISFEVGEQVRVADGPFASFNGLVEEVDEERARVKVAVSIFGRATPVELEYAQVEKL, encoded by the coding sequence ATGACCAAGCGCTGGTATATCGTCCACGCCTATTCCAATTTCGAAAAGAAGGTTGCCGACTCCATTCGGGAGAAGGCGGCTCAGACCGGATTGGAAGATCTTTTTGAAGAAATCCTCGTGCCGACCGAGAAGGTGGTCGAGGTGCGCCGCGGCCGCAAGGTCGACGCTGAGCGCAAGTTCTTCCCCGGCTACGTGCTGGTGAAGATGCAGATGACCGACGAAGCCTACCATCTGATCAAGAACACGCCCAAGGTGACGGGCTTCCTGGGCTCGGACAACAAGCCGATCCCGATCTCGGAAGCCGAGGCGCTGCGCATTCTGCATCAGGTCCAGGAAGGTGTCGAACGGCCGAAGCCGTCCATTTCCTTCGAGGTTGGCGAGCAGGTACGGGTCGCGGACGGCCCGTTCGCCTCGTTCAACGGCCTTGTCGAGGAAGTCGACGAAGAGCGTGCCCGGGTCAAGGTGGCGGTGTCCATCTTCGGCCGTGCGACGCCGGTCGAACTGGAATACGCGCAAGTCGAGAAACTCTGA
- the rplA gene encoding 50S ribosomal protein L1: protein MAKIGKRARAAREDIDRNKLYALDEAISLIKSRATAKFDETVEIALNLGVDPRHADQMVRGVCMLPNGTGKSVRVAVFARGDKADEAKAAGADIVGAEDLVELVQGGTIDFDRCIATPDMMPLVGRLGKVLGPRGMMPNPKVGTVTPDVAGAVSDAKGGAVQFRVEKAGIVHAGVGKASFEEGKLLENIKAFTDAVMKAKPTGAKGVYLQRVAVTSTMGPGVKIDPSTVLGA from the coding sequence ATGGCAAAGATTGGCAAGCGCGCCCGCGCCGCGCGCGAGGACATCGACCGCAACAAGCTCTACGCGCTGGATGAGGCGATCAGCCTGATCAAGTCGCGTGCGACCGCGAAGTTCGACGAGACCGTCGAGATCGCCCTGAACCTGGGTGTCGACCCGCGTCACGCCGACCAGATGGTCCGTGGCGTGTGCATGCTGCCCAACGGCACCGGCAAGTCGGTGCGCGTGGCGGTGTTCGCCCGTGGCGACAAGGCTGATGAGGCCAAGGCCGCCGGCGCGGACATCGTCGGCGCGGAAGATCTCGTCGAGCTCGTTCAGGGCGGCACGATCGATTTTGATCGCTGCATCGCGACGCCGGACATGATGCCGCTCGTCGGCCGTCTCGGCAAGGTGCTCGGCCCGCGCGGCATGATGCCGAACCCGAAGGTCGGCACCGTGACTCCGGATGTCGCCGGTGCTGTCAGCGACGCCAAGGGCGGTGCCGTGCAGTTCCGCGTCGAGAAGGCGGGCATCGTGCACGCCGGCGTCGGCAAGGCTTCGTTCGAAGAGGGCAAGCTGCTTGAGAACATCAAGGCGTTTACCGACGCCGTGATGAAGGCCAAGCCGACCGGCGCGAAGGGCGTTTATCTGCAGCGCGTCGCCGTCACCTCGACGATGGGCCCGGGCGTCAAGATCGACCCGTCGACCGTCCTCGGCGCCTAG
- a CDS encoding PEGA domain-containing protein, which yields MRIAGVILIGLSLGACSVARQAEEKVSFESNPSGASATTSEGLSCTTPCSLDMGRKIDFSVTMTKDGYEPQVVEVRTWTSPLGQAQIAGTLLGGGPLLVGVTAARGMHRDHTPNPVVVDFENPENTSKPAPDAQAQWAREAQMAQ from the coding sequence ATGCGTATTGCGGGTGTCATTCTGATCGGTCTTTCCCTGGGAGCGTGCTCGGTCGCGCGTCAGGCTGAGGAGAAAGTCTCGTTTGAAAGCAATCCGAGCGGGGCCTCGGCGACGACATCAGAAGGGTTGTCCTGCACGACGCCGTGTTCGCTCGATATGGGGCGCAAGATCGATTTCTCCGTCACCATGACCAAGGATGGCTATGAGCCGCAGGTCGTTGAGGTGAGAACCTGGACCTCACCGCTGGGACAGGCCCAGATAGCCGGGACGCTCCTTGGTGGGGGTCCGCTGCTGGTTGGTGTAACCGCGGCCAGAGGCATGCATCGCGACCACACGCCCAACCCTGTGGTGGTTGATTTCGAGAATCCCGAAAACACCTCGAAACCCGCGCCGGATGCGCAGGCGCAGTGGGCGCGGGAAGCCCAGATGGCTCAATAA
- the rplK gene encoding 50S ribosomal protein L11 — protein MAKKIEGYLKLQVPAGSATPSPPIGPALGQRGLNIMEFCKAFNAQTQDLEKGAPCPTVITFFTDKSFTFEIKTPPVSFFLKKAAKIEKGAATAGRGTVGSVTRAQVREIAEAKMKDLNANDIDAAMLMVEGSARSMGVEVAE, from the coding sequence ATGGCGAAGAAAATTGAGGGCTACCTGAAGCTTCAGGTCCCTGCGGGTTCGGCCACGCCGTCCCCGCCGATCGGTCCCGCGCTCGGTCAGCGCGGTCTGAACATCATGGAATTCTGCAAGGCATTCAACGCGCAGACGCAGGATCTGGAAAAGGGCGCTCCGTGCCCGACGGTGATCACGTTCTTTACGGACAAGTCGTTCACCTTCGAGATCAAGACCCCGCCGGTCAGCTTCTTCTTGAAGAAGGCCGCCAAGATCGAGAAGGGCGCAGCGACCGCCGGTCGCGGCACGGTTGGTTCGGTCACGCGCGCTCAGGTGCGCGAAATCGCGGAAGCGAAGATGAAGGACTTGAACGCCAACGACATCGACGCAGCGATGCTGATGGTCGAGGGTTCTGCCCGGTCTATGGGCGTCGAGGTTGCGGAGTAG
- the tuf gene encoding elongation factor Tu, which produces MAKEKFKRDKPHVNIGTIGHVDHGKTTLTAAITMTLAEVGGAVAQAYDQIDAAPEEKARGITISTAHVEYETAARHYAHVDCPGHADYVKNMITGAAQMDGAILVCSAADGPMPQTREHILLARQVGVPALVVFLNKVDQVDDEELLELVEMEVRELLSSYDFPGDDIPIVTGSALAAVENRNPEIGRDKVRALMDAVDAYIPTPERPIDQPFLMPIEDVFSISGRGTVVTGRVERGVVKVGEEIEIVGIRDTKKTTCTGVEMFRKLLDQGQAGDNIGALLRGIGREDVERGQVLCKPGSVNPHTKFNAEAYILTKEEGGRHTPFFTNYRPQFYFRTTDVTGIVDLPEGTEMVMPGDNVTVVVTLIVPIAMEEGLRFAIREGGRTVGAGVVASIIE; this is translated from the coding sequence ATGGCTAAAGAGAAATTTAAACGCGACAAGCCGCACGTCAACATTGGCACGATCGGCCACGTTGATCATGGCAAGACGACCCTGACGGCTGCGATCACGATGACGCTGGCCGAGGTTGGCGGCGCGGTTGCGCAGGCCTACGACCAGATCGACGCGGCGCCGGAAGAGAAGGCCCGCGGCATCACGATCTCCACGGCGCACGTCGAGTACGAGACGGCGGCGCGCCACTATGCGCACGTCGATTGCCCGGGGCACGCGGATTATGTGAAGAACATGATCACGGGTGCGGCGCAGATGGACGGCGCGATCCTGGTGTGCTCGGCCGCCGACGGCCCGATGCCGCAGACCCGCGAGCACATCCTGCTGGCGCGTCAGGTCGGCGTGCCGGCTCTGGTGGTGTTCCTCAACAAGGTCGACCAGGTCGACGACGAGGAGCTTCTGGAGCTGGTGGAGATGGAAGTGCGCGAGCTGCTGTCTTCCTACGACTTCCCCGGCGACGACATTCCGATCGTGACCGGCTCCGCGCTGGCGGCGGTCGAGAACCGCAACCCGGAAATCGGCCGCGACAAGGTGCGCGCGCTGATGGATGCGGTCGACGCCTACATCCCGACGCCCGAGCGTCCGATCGACCAGCCGTTCCTGATGCCGATCGAGGACGTGTTCTCGATCTCCGGCCGCGGCACGGTCGTGACCGGCCGCGTGGAGCGCGGTGTGGTGAAGGTGGGCGAGGAAATCGAGATCGTCGGTATCCGCGACACCAAGAAGACGACCTGCACGGGCGTGGAGATGTTCCGCAAGCTGCTCGATCAGGGCCAGGCGGGCGACAACATCGGCGCTCTGCTGCGCGGCATCGGCCGTGAGGACGTGGAGCGCGGCCAGGTGCTGTGCAAGCCGGGTTCGGTGAACCCGCACACCAAGTTCAACGCCGAAGCCTATATCCTGACGAAGGAAGAGGGTGGCCGTCACACGCCGTTCTTCACCAACTATCGTCCGCAGTTCTACTTCCGCACGACCGACGTGACGGGCATCGTGGATCTGCCGGAAGGCACCGAGATGGTGATGCCGGGTGACAATGTCACCGTGGTGGTCACGCTGATCGTGCCGATCGCAATGGAAGAGGGCCTGCGCTTCGCCATCCGCGAAGGCGGCCGTACGGTCGGCGCCGGCGTCGTCGCTTCCATCATCGAGTAA
- a CDS encoding RNA methyltransferase: MTQDNKPRGAKPYDRNKGRGRPPAHRAKPGTPPEGPLYLYGLHTVEAALANPERKRIKMYVTLNAQRRLEERNLTIDVPVEVMEPRAIARMVPDDAVHQGVILEVEALPVYGLEHLRDAKLVLALDQLTDPHNVGAILRSAVALGVDAVVSTLRHSPEESAVLAKSASGALDMIRFMRVQNMARFIEEAGEAGFQRIALDSEGPATLEDTEFGDKVILVLGSEGKGVRQGVRGGCDTLARLDMPGKIHSLNVSNAAVLALYIARQKLGL; encoded by the coding sequence ATGACCCAGGACAACAAGCCGCGCGGCGCAAAGCCATACGACCGCAACAAGGGCCGCGGCCGCCCGCCGGCGCACCGCGCCAAACCCGGCACGCCGCCGGAAGGCCCGCTCTATCTCTATGGCCTGCACACGGTGGAGGCGGCGCTAGCCAATCCCGAGCGCAAGCGCATCAAGATGTATGTCACGCTCAACGCCCAGCGGCGGCTGGAGGAGCGCAATCTGACGATCGACGTGCCGGTCGAGGTGATGGAGCCGCGCGCCATCGCCCGCATGGTGCCCGATGACGCCGTGCACCAGGGCGTGATCCTGGAAGTCGAGGCCCTGCCCGTCTATGGCCTGGAGCACCTGCGCGACGCGAAACTCGTCCTCGCGCTCGACCAGCTCACCGATCCGCACAATGTCGGCGCCATCCTGCGCTCCGCCGTGGCGCTGGGCGTCGATGCGGTGGTCAGCACCTTGCGCCATTCACCGGAGGAAAGCGCCGTGCTGGCCAAATCGGCCTCCGGTGCGCTCGACATGATCCGCTTCATGCGGGTGCAGAACATGGCCCGCTTCATCGAGGAGGCCGGCGAGGCCGGCTTCCAGCGCATCGCGCTCGACAGCGAAGGCCCGGCGACGCTCGAGGACACCGAGTTCGGCGACAAGGTGATTCTGGTGCTGGGCTCCGAGGGCAAGGGCGTGCGCCAAGGCGTGCGCGGCGGTTGCGACACGCTGGCCCGGCTCGACATGCCGGGAAAAATCCACTCGCTCAACGTCTCCAACGCCGCGGTGCTGGCGCTCTACATCGCGCGGCAGAAGCTGGGACTGTAA
- the secE gene encoding preprotein translocase subunit SecE codes for MAKTNPFTFLQQARAEVSKVTWPSRRETGITTVMVFVMVFLASIFFLLADQLLSWGVSLLLGFGA; via the coding sequence ATGGCAAAAACCAATCCATTTACATTTCTCCAGCAGGCGCGTGCGGAGGTTTCCAAGGTCACTTGGCCCTCTCGTCGGGAAACCGGAATCACCACCGTCATGGTGTTTGTGATGGTTTTTCTCGCGTCGATCTTTTTTCTCCTCGCTGACCAGCTTCTGAGCTGGGGAGTGAGCCTGTTGCTGGGCTTTGGCGCGTAA
- a CDS encoding protein rhiA, translating to MGQDSDATPGGATTAKTDATADARPGSAAPSDAPAATYTLTFRNDSTRQGSFVIYQRLPEVNQPDVMSLAWLVKPTPPGVSDTFTWSADYSFFWSSVPSASEPLTGVKVEASEAVPAGLRQLNQIRLHRADGAFMFMDQATGQPPGALIIEADGTVPEREALMGIGMSGLGTAVVRAEPNMRVVFTPRPGYFVTFGTFQQGEVLDLASLVGAHEVAFPDNVTNAMVTLDDRNGLTVAYA from the coding sequence ATGGGTCAGGACAGCGATGCAACGCCCGGCGGGGCAACAACGGCGAAGACCGATGCGACGGCGGACGCGAGACCCGGCAGTGCCGCGCCGAGCGACGCGCCGGCGGCGACCTACACGCTGACGTTTCGCAATGACTCCACCCGGCAGGGCAGTTTCGTGATCTACCAGCGGCTGCCCGAGGTCAACCAGCCGGACGTGATGAGCCTGGCGTGGCTCGTCAAGCCGACGCCGCCGGGCGTGAGCGACACGTTCACCTGGTCGGCGGATTACAGTTTCTTCTGGAGTTCGGTGCCCTCCGCAAGCGAACCGCTCACCGGCGTGAAAGTGGAGGCGAGCGAGGCGGTCCCAGCCGGGCTTCGGCAACTTAATCAGATCCGGTTGCACAGGGCGGACGGGGCCTTCATGTTCATGGACCAGGCCACCGGACAGCCGCCCGGCGCCCTGATCATCGAGGCCGACGGAACGGTTCCCGAGCGAGAAGCCCTGATGGGAATCGGCATGAGCGGACTGGGCACGGCCGTGGTGCGCGCGGAGCCCAACATGCGCGTCGTGTTCACCCCGAGACCCGGCTATTTCGTCACCTTCGGAACGTTCCAGCAGGGCGAAGTGCTGGACCTGGCGAGCCTGGTCGGCGCCCACGAGGTGGCGTTCCCGGACAATGTCACCAATGCAATGGTCACGCTGGACGACCGCAACGGACTGACCGTGGCGTACGCATAG
- a CDS encoding YciI family protein — translation MSQFVVLFQDNLDRANERPRHMAAHLEFLRRNADRIQAAGPLMRPDDGAGAGGLWLVSAENAETVETLVREDPFWPTGLRKDVTILGWKQVFRDGQRLNS, via the coding sequence ATGTCTCAATTCGTCGTGCTGTTTCAGGACAATCTCGATCGCGCCAACGAGAGACCGCGCCACATGGCGGCACACCTGGAGTTCCTCAGGCGCAACGCCGACCGGATCCAGGCGGCGGGTCCGCTGATGAGGCCGGATGACGGCGCGGGCGCGGGAGGTCTGTGGCTGGTCTCGGCGGAGAACGCCGAAACGGTCGAAACGCTGGTGCGCGAAGATCCCTTCTGGCCAACCGGCCTGCGCAAGGACGTCACCATTTTGGGCTGGAAGCAGGTGTTTCGCGACGGGCAGCGCCTGAATTCGTGA
- the arsB gene encoding ACR3 family arsenite efflux transporter, producing MSMAKSESRHGAAIEAPSIGVFEKWLSVWVGLCIVLGIGLGQVFPGMFELLASLEIAHVNLVVAVLIWAMVYPMMIAVDFSAITHVADQPKGLLITLAVNWLIKPFTMAALGVLFFKYLFANLVSAEDAQSYIAGLILLGAAPCTAMVFVWSQLTRGDPNYTLVQVSVNDLIMIFAYAPIVALLLGVSNIPVPWDTLVLSVALYVVVPLVAGWMTRRWLTGGRAKPDAVASFTATLKPFSILGLLATVVLLFGFQGGVILSQPILIVLIAVPLLLQSYGIFAIAYAAAWVLKVPFRIAAPCAMIGTSNFFELAVAVAISLFGLNSGAALATVVGVLVEVPVMLSLVAFANRTQRHFG from the coding sequence ATGAGCATGGCGAAATCGGAAAGCCGTCACGGCGCGGCCATCGAGGCGCCGTCCATCGGCGTCTTCGAGAAGTGGCTTTCGGTCTGGGTGGGGCTTTGCATCGTCCTGGGGATTGGCCTGGGGCAGGTGTTCCCGGGGATGTTCGAGCTTTTGGCGAGCCTCGAGATCGCGCACGTCAATCTGGTGGTCGCGGTTCTCATCTGGGCGATGGTCTACCCGATGATGATCGCGGTGGATTTCTCCGCCATCACCCATGTGGCCGATCAGCCCAAGGGCCTGCTGATCACCCTGGCGGTCAACTGGCTGATCAAGCCCTTCACCATGGCGGCGCTGGGCGTGCTGTTCTTCAAGTATCTGTTCGCCAACCTTGTCAGCGCGGAGGACGCGCAGTCCTATATCGCGGGGCTGATCCTGCTGGGGGCGGCGCCATGCACGGCGATGGTCTTCGTGTGGTCGCAGCTCACCCGCGGTGACCCCAACTACACGCTGGTGCAGGTCAGCGTGAACGACCTGATCATGATCTTCGCCTATGCGCCGATCGTCGCGCTGCTGCTCGGCGTCAGCAACATTCCCGTGCCGTGGGACACGCTGGTGCTGTCGGTGGCGCTGTATGTGGTGGTGCCGCTGGTGGCCGGCTGGATGACGCGGCGCTGGCTGACCGGCGGGCGGGCGAAGCCGGACGCGGTGGCGTCGTTCACCGCAACGCTGAAACCCTTCTCCATTCTCGGGCTGCTGGCCACCGTGGTGCTGCTGTTCGGCTTCCAGGGTGGCGTGATCCTGTCGCAGCCGATCCTCATCGTGCTGATCGCGGTACCCTTGCTGCTGCAATCCTACGGCATCTTCGCCATCGCCTATGCGGCGGCCTGGGTGCTGAAGGTGCCGTTCCGCATCGCCGCCCCTTGCGCGATGATCGGCACGTCGAACTTCTTCGAGCTGGCCGTGGCTGTGGCCATCAGCCTGTTCGGACTGAACTCGGGCGCGGCGCTGGCGACCGTGGTCGGCGTGCTGGTGGAAGTGCCGGTGATGCTGTCGCTGGTCGCTTTCGCCAACCGCACCCAGCGGCATTTCGGCTGA
- a CDS encoding LysR family transcriptional regulator translates to MQSPIAKNTPPISAAKLNWSDLRIVLAVARAASIKGAAQHLNMTESTISRHISAAEASLNVHLFERTPTGMRMTAACEDLAEHLSRAEAELEAGLEAAANRHGTAAGILRMTTVPTLMNHVIIPAVPAFLRRYPRVELELIGLPADLSMMRREADLAVRLSRPTSDMGALTRSLGQLEYGVYAGARRKGSHAETLPWITYEKGMAGLPQAKWIAQRASRHGEAIGALRCNDADGLIAALRAGSGKTLLPRIVAANVPDLEELRGHDGLPSRELWLLVHPNLAITKRTRVAIDWLVALFARSAGPDPR, encoded by the coding sequence ATGCAATCCCCAATTGCAAAAAACACTCCTCCGATTTCCGCAGCGAAGCTCAACTGGAGTGATCTCAGGATCGTTCTTGCGGTCGCCCGCGCAGCCTCGATCAAAGGGGCCGCGCAGCATCTGAACATGACCGAGAGCACGATCTCGCGCCATATCAGCGCGGCGGAAGCATCGCTCAATGTGCATCTGTTTGAGCGCACGCCGACCGGCATGCGCATGACCGCCGCCTGCGAGGATCTCGCGGAGCACCTGTCGCGCGCGGAGGCCGAACTGGAAGCCGGGCTGGAGGCGGCGGCAAACCGCCATGGCACGGCCGCCGGCATACTGCGTATGACCACGGTCCCGACCCTGATGAATCATGTCATCATTCCCGCCGTGCCTGCTTTTCTGCGGCGCTATCCGCGGGTCGAGCTGGAGCTCATCGGACTTCCGGCGGATCTGAGCATGATGCGCCGCGAAGCGGATCTGGCGGTCAGGCTGTCGCGGCCGACATCGGACATGGGGGCATTGACCCGCTCGCTGGGGCAGCTCGAATACGGGGTCTACGCCGGCGCCCGCCGGAAGGGCTCGCATGCGGAGACCCTGCCCTGGATCACATATGAGAAGGGCATGGCCGGACTTCCGCAGGCCAAATGGATCGCGCAGCGCGCCAGCCGGCATGGGGAAGCAATCGGTGCGCTGCGGTGCAACGACGCCGACGGACTGATCGCCGCTCTGCGGGCCGGTTCGGGCAAAACCCTGCTGCCAAGGATCGTCGCCGCCAACGTCCCGGATCTCGAGGAATTGCGCGGCCACGACGGGCTGCCGTCGCGCGAACTGTGGCTGCTGGTCCACCCCAACCTCGCGATCACGAAACGCACCCGCGTGGCGATCGACTGGCTTGTCGCGCTGTTTGCCCGCTCCGCCGGTCCCGATCCGCGATAA
- a CDS encoding AEC family transporter, whose amino-acid sequence MDDAVFGNFASASLPVLVLIVTGLAARRLLIRDQAAWAALDRINFRLLIPALIIGTLAGNDIHAVSSLRIMSVIALALLGLTASLLLLYRLLVPARMDAPAFTSLFQTSTRWNASIALVVAGLIYDPQAITIIALIMVILMPLVNVINISVMVRVLDARGSAMTTLISVARNPIILGCLAGIGLSAARVPLPQPLADSLALLGHASIATILLSLGAGLSLSGFHGRTGPIALSCALKLLVMPGLVLLIGRLAGLDTAVLTVATVATAMPTATNGYVVAQEMGGDAQLYASSCTVQMLLSLATVPLWILFCLRL is encoded by the coding sequence ATGGATGATGCGGTCTTCGGCAATTTCGCCTCCGCCAGCCTGCCGGTGCTCGTGCTCATCGTCACCGGGCTCGCCGCGCGCCGGCTGCTGATCCGGGATCAGGCCGCCTGGGCGGCGCTCGACCGCATCAACTTCCGATTGCTCATTCCCGCCCTCATCATCGGAACCCTGGCCGGCAACGATATCCATGCGGTCTCCAGCCTGCGGATCATGAGTGTCATTGCGCTCGCGCTGCTGGGGCTGACCGCAAGTCTGCTGCTGCTTTATCGGCTGCTCGTGCCCGCCCGCATGGACGCGCCCGCCTTCACCAGCCTGTTCCAGACGTCGACGCGCTGGAACGCCTCGATCGCGCTGGTGGTCGCGGGGCTCATTTACGATCCGCAGGCCATCACGATCATCGCGCTGATCATGGTGATCCTGATGCCGCTGGTGAATGTGATCAATATTTCCGTGATGGTGCGCGTGCTGGACGCGCGCGGATCGGCAATGACCACGCTGATCTCCGTGGCCAGAAACCCGATCATCCTGGGCTGCCTCGCCGGCATCGGCCTCTCGGCCGCGCGCGTCCCCCTGCCGCAGCCCCTCGCCGACAGCCTCGCGCTGCTGGGTCACGCGTCGATCGCGACAATCCTGCTGAGCCTGGGCGCGGGCCTGAGCCTGAGCGGCTTTCACGGCCGAACCGGCCCCATCGCGCTCAGTTGCGCGCTGAAACTGCTCGTGATGCCGGGACTGGTGCTGCTCATCGGCCGTCTCGCCGGACTGGACACCGCCGTGCTGACGGTTGCGACCGTCGCCACCGCGATGCCCACCGCCACGAACGGATATGTCGTGGCGCAGGAAATGGGCGGCGACGCGCAGCTCTATGCCTCCAGTTGTACGGTTCAAATGCTGCTGTCGCTGGCCACAGTCCCACTCTGGATCCTGTTCTGCCTGCGGCTGTAG
- a CDS encoding BA14K family protein codes for MRIQTMCGMVGRALGGAVLAVSVAGVMVLGAEPARAGMAAAPRALASAVGDTAGPVEKIGYRHDRRRGFFTSRRHHRHHRHHRGYYRRTGPHIGVYIGVPYASYAYPFGYYYAREYVPRYRPYRVRHHYGRPRPWTPAWYDYCRAKYRSFNPRTGYYLAYSGRYRMCR; via the coding sequence ATGCGTATCCAGACAATGTGCGGCATGGTGGGCAGGGCCCTTGGCGGCGCGGTGCTGGCCGTGTCCGTGGCCGGTGTGATGGTTCTCGGCGCGGAGCCGGCGCGGGCCGGGATGGCGGCTGCGCCGCGCGCGCTGGCGTCGGCCGTGGGAGACACTGCCGGCCCGGTTGAAAAGATCGGCTACCGGCATGACCGGCGGCGCGGCTTTTTCACCAGCCGGCGGCACCACCGGCATCACAGACATCACCGCGGATATTACCGGCGCACGGGACCGCACATCGGCGTCTACATCGGTGTGCCCTATGCGAGCTACGCCTATCCCTTCGGCTATTACTATGCGCGGGAATATGTGCCGCGCTACCGGCCGTACCGTGTCCGCCATCATTATGGCCGGCCGCGGCCCTGGACGCCGGCATGGTATGACTACTGCCGCGCCAAATACCGCAGCTTCAACCCGCGCACGGGATATTATCTGGCGTACTCGGGGCGGTACCGGATGTGCCGGTAG
- a CDS encoding SMR family transporter — MTYLCLGAAIAAEVIATSALARSESFTRPIPTLITIVFYAAAFWLLSYPLRAMPTGVVYAIWSGAGIVLIALVAWVWFGQKLDFPAIVGLSFIIAGVVIVNVFSKSLTH; from the coding sequence ATGACCTATCTGTGCCTTGGCGCCGCGATCGCCGCCGAGGTCATCGCCACCAGCGCGCTGGCGCGCTCGGAGAGCTTTACCAGGCCGATCCCGACGCTGATCACCATCGTCTTCTACGCGGCCGCCTTCTGGCTGTTGTCCTATCCGCTGCGGGCGATGCCCACGGGCGTCGTCTACGCCATCTGGTCCGGCGCCGGGATCGTCCTGATCGCGCTGGTGGCCTGGGTGTGGTTCGGCCAGAAGCTCGATTTCCCCGCCATCGTCGGGCTGAGTTTCATCATCGCCGGCGTGGTGATCGTCAACGTGTTCTCGAAGTCGCTGACGCATTGA
- the rplJ gene encoding 50S ribosomal protein L10, with protein MERAEKRELVTSLNEVFANTGVVVVAHYTGLSVSEMTALRAKVSEAGGSVKVAKNRLAKLALQGTDIEHISDLFTGPTVLVYSDDPVAAPKAVSDFAKTNEKLVVLGGALGSTNLDVEGVKALAALPSLDELRGKLVGMISTPATRIAQVVNAPAGQLARVFGAYAKKDEAA; from the coding sequence GTGGAAAGAGCGGAAAAGCGTGAGCTTGTGACGTCGCTCAACGAGGTGTTCGCGAACACCGGCGTTGTCGTCGTTGCCCACTACACGGGCCTCTCGGTGTCTGAGATGACGGCGCTTCGCGCCAAGGTTTCGGAAGCCGGTGGTTCTGTAAAGGTCGCGAAGAACCGTCTTGCCAAGCTTGCCCTTCAAGGCACGGATATCGAGCATATCTCCGATCTGTTCACGGGTCCGACCGTCCTCGTCTATTCAGACGACCCGGTCGCGGCTCCCAAGGCAGTGTCGGATTTCGCCAAGACCAACGAGAAGCTCGTTGTACTCGGCGGTGCGCTCGGTTCCACCAACCTCGATGTGGAGGGTGTCAAGGCGCTCGCCGCGCTGCCGTCGCTCGACGAGCTGCGTGGCAAGCTGGTCGGCATGATCAGCACGCCGGCGACCCGCATCGCACAGGTTGTCAACGCTCCGGCCGGGCAGCTTGCCCGCGTCTTCGGCGCGTACGCCAAGAAGGACGAAGCCGCGTAA
- the rplL gene encoding 50S ribosomal protein L7/L12, which yields MADLNKIVEDLSALTVMEAADLSKMLEEKWGVSAAAPVAAAAVAGVAAAAVEEQTEFDVILTAAGDKKINVIKEVRAITGLGLKEAKDLVEGAPKAVKEGVSKDEAADLKAKLEGAGASVELK from the coding sequence ATGGCCGATCTGAATAAAATCGTCGAAGATCTCTCCGCCCTGACCGTCATGGAAGCGGCTGATCTGTCCAAGATGCTGGAAGAGAAGTGGGGCGTTTCCGCCGCCGCTCCCGTCGCAGCAGCAGCCGTCGCCGGCGTTGCCGCGGCAGCCGTCGAAGAGCAGACCGAGTTTGACGTGATCCTCACCGCCGCTGGCGACAAGAAGATCAACGTCATCAAGGAAGTCCGCGCTATCACGGGTCTCGGCCTGAAGGAAGCCAAGGACCTCGTCGAAGGCGCGCCGAAGGCTGTCAAGGAAGGCGTGTCCAAGGACGAAGCCGCCGACCTGAAGGCGAAGCTCGAGGGTGCAGGCGCATCCGTCGAACTGAAGTAA